The window ACAACTCTTTTGGCTTTCCTTGTGGTCTATGTTCTTCTTCTGGCTCATATACCTCCTAGTATCAGTCGCCCAGCAGACAGAAACATCTATGAGGGATCCTATCTAAATCTCAACCGAATGCTAAGCGACAACAATGCTCAAGcccttttgtactttttgaaggaGAGGTTCCACAGGAATTTGAATGGAAATCCTACAGTTCTGGTGACCCTGAACAGAGCTCTGGCCACAGATCACTTTTATCCTGATCACCAGATCTCGGCCAAGGAGCTGTCCCAGGTCCTGAACATCCTGAAGTCCATCTTCCCAGGGAGAAGCAGTCCTGCTGAGGAAGTTCTCAGTAGTTTGGAAGAGTTTTCTGACCGCTTCAAGCGAGAAGATCCCCCTATTTCTATAGACCTGACATTTCACATTTTGAGACAAATGATTGAAATTGCAAAGAACCAAAGTCAGAAGAAGCAGGCAGAGCAGAATCGCATCATCTTAGATTCAGTGGGGAAATAATGGACAGACTCTTGATAGAAGCAGGATATTCTCACCAGGAAGCTCTATTCACCCACTGCCTCACCTAGAGAAAATTTTAACTACATGATCAATTCAAAGCTAAATGGCAGAATCTGGCTTGAGTGTACAGTTTATTGTTCTTCTGAAGTCATAAACTAATCTGTCTATGTTTGAAATCCTAATCATTTAACTAGAAGTTAAACAATTACAGAccacatttttattttaatgaaaGCTTTAGTGTCtttcctttcttattttcttgGAGGGGGGAAATGGAGAGAAGGGAGTTGccataggccaggggtaggcaattccggtcctcaagagccacaggcaggtcaggttttcaggatatccacaataaatatacatgagttagatttgcatctcaaggaggcagtgcatgcagatccatctcatacaaattcattgtggatatcctgaaaacactgacctgcctgtggctctcgaggaccagaattgccgaCCCCTGCCATAGGCTATGAAAGAAAAACAGGCTGAGGAGGTTTCCAACCTTCTGGTTCTTAATGAAGATTTCAGCACTAACTCCAGAATGTAATTTACTATAAGCTAAAATTTTAAAATGGAATTCTGAATGTACCATGGTATGGTAAAACTTATCACATTACTATAGCTATTTAACTCAATTTGTCCTAACAAATTAAATGGGATGGGGACAAGTTAGCTACCTCCTTATCCTTTCTACCTTCTAATATCTTGTGATATACAGTTGGATTGGCCTTACTGTAAGATATAATCTAAAGTAGTCAGAACATACTCTTCCCTTGCTTCAGTTCCTTAGCTCAGTAGGTGATGTGACAGCAGAGTGAGTGTGTGCCAGCACAGAAAGCAGGGACATGCCAGTGCTTCTTTAATGCATCCTGTCGCTCTTGGCAGCAGATCAACCCATTGGCTATGTTCCAATGGTTAAGCACTTTTGTAAATCAATCTCTTAAGCATTAATCTATTGGAAATGCAACTGACACAATGGGGTTAATTCTATAAAGTAGGTGCTAACATTTACTGTATGTGCTGAATATGTGTGCAAATGATTAGAATACTGGTACTTATGCACATATATGTGCACACACTCAAATAAATGTCAACATTCGAGCCACACACTACTCTATAACATGGTGCCTAAATGCAATAGTTGAAAGGTGAGTGTACACATTGACAGTGTTTGGGCAGAGCATGCTTGGGGCACACAATTCCCCACATGAAATTACAGTATAAATTTAGATACATTTCAGCAATTAGAGGTGAGAAGTTGAATCAGCTCTATGGCTGACTGAGTGCATACAGCTAAATTATAGGTGCATGTTTTATCTGTTAT is drawn from Geotrypetes seraphini chromosome 3, aGeoSer1.1, whole genome shotgun sequence and contains these coding sequences:
- the UCN gene encoding urocortin, which encodes MKTTLLAFLVVYVLLLAHIPPSISRPADRNIYEGSYLNLNRMLSDNNAQALLYFLKERFHRNLNGNPTVLVTLNRALATDHFYPDHQISAKELSQVLNILKSIFPGRSSPAEEVLSSLEEFSDRFKREDPPISIDLTFHILRQMIEIAKNQSQKKQAEQNRIILDSVGK